In the Natrinema sp. CBA1119 genome, AAGGTCCGCGCCGTGAAAGACCCCGTTGACGTCGGTTTCGTCGGGCCCGTAGAACCCGGCTTTCCACGGCGTCGCTCCCTCGCGGGCCGCGACGAACGCGTCGAGATCGACCGTCGCCCGCTCGATGCTCGAGTTCGTCTCCCTCCCGATGAAATCGAACGCGAAGGCCCCGTCGCCGCTGTCGACGACGACGAATTCGCCCGGGATGCCGACGAACTCGGCGAACCGCGTGACGGTCCGCTCTCGCTCGTCGACGTGGATCTCGCCGTTTTCGATCGTCGTCGCGGTTTCGTTCGCGACCGCGTCGGCGGCCGCCCGTCCCTCGAAGGCCATCTCCCCCGAGGGAAGCGAGAACACGCGGTCGATCGTGAGACACCGCTCGAGTTCGTGCTCGTCCTCGGTGACCGTCTCCGTGAACGAGTCGACGACCGAGAACGTGCCGTCGACGACGCCGAGCACACCTGCTTTCATGCGTAGCGCCACGCAATCCGTTCTGATAAACTATGTGATATACCAGTTGCAGAAACCGCGACGCTGCACCGCACGGCGTGGATACTCGCTGCTCTCGGTGGGTCACGCTGCTCGAGAGATGAGGGGTCCTCGCTGCTCGCCTCGTCCGATTCGAATCCGTTCGCTGTCGAGTGTAGCCCTGATCTGAGCTCGAACAGTTCTATGTAGCGATTTCACGTCGCACCCCAATATCCGCGCGTTTTCTATCACGTCCGGCCTGACGAACAGATGAATCGAACTCACAGAAACGGTATATCGTCTCCCGAAGTTAACGTTCGGAAAGACTCGCGACGCTCGCGGGAACGGGGACAGCTCGGTTTCAGTCGAGTGCGAAAGCTACTCGAATGGAAATCGGATAGAATCGGGAGACCACCTCCCGGCAGTTGGACCACGCTCTGTGCGTTCCTGAACCCGTTTGTCGTCCGATCTAACGGAACGATCCACCTCACTCGGCGTCTGCACTCGGCACGATGTCGCAGGGCGTGAAGAGTGAAACGTCGTCACGGTTCGCAGCCGTCTGCTGCAAATCGTCGGAAAAGCCGGAGCGACAGAAACAACAGTAGTGCTCCTCGCGGTCGGTTCCGTTGGGGGGTGTCCACCGAACCCGTGACGCAGTCCGTTCGAGGTCAGCCAGATCCCCCTCGGTCATCTCTCTGCTGGTGTACTTGCACTCACCCGCCACGAGCGTTCCGTCACTTGCAAGCCCGACGACATCGAGTTCGTGCTGCTGGTGCCACCAATAGCCGATCCCCTGATACGTGTTGGGAATCAGGGATGGAAGTGCGTTCTGGCAGACCTGCTCGAACATCGCCCCCATGTAGTCCGTAATAGTCGGCTCGATCAACTGCTCGTAGGCGTCCTCACCGAGCTGGGCGAGTTTTCCTTGCTGGCCGTAGACGTAGCGGAACCAGAACCGGAACAGGGGCTCTTTCAGCCGGTAGCGACTCTTTCGGGTCGCGTTCGGGTCCGCGGTCACTGGAATGTCGCGTTCAACGAGTCGGAGCCGTCGGAGCTTCGAGAGATACGAACCAAGCGCGTTTGAGTCAGTGCCGGCGAAGTCAGCGATCTCGTTTGCTGCACGCTTGCCGGTCGCAATCGCCCGGAGGATCGTGTAGTACGTCTGCGGTTCACGAATCCCGAACTCCGTTCGCAACAGGAACTCGGGTTCGTTGTGGAGGACGCCGTGTTCCGAGAGAACGTGCGACTGGATGTTTTCGGCGAGCGAACGAGACGGAGTAAGTGCCTGGAGATAGTACGGTGTTCCCCCGAAGATACCCCAGGCCTGAATGACCGTATCTGGATCGTCGTCGGGATAGAACTGCTGGGCATCCATCAAGTCGAGCGGTGGGAGGTCGATCGTCGCGGTCCGGCGGCCGTACAGCGGACTACCGCCGCTGAGGACTTTGTCTTCCATGATACTGATCGACGAGCCGACCAGCACCAGCGTCATACTCGTCTCTTCGAGGTGCATATCCCAAACGCGCTGGATCTTCGAGGGAAGCGCGTCGTCCGACTCGGCGAGATAGGGGAACTCGTCGAGGACGACCACCGCTTCCTCTCGACCCAGTGCCCGAAGTAAGGCTTCCCAGTCACGCTGTATGTCGTCCAAGATCGGAAACGTCTCGCTGGCAGTGTCGACGAAATTCGCAAGTTGTACGTCAGACGTCTCTTCCGCTGCCTGCCAGTAGACAGCATCCTGGCGGCCGCGGATCGCTTCACGGACGAGCGCACTCTTGCCGAGTCGTCGACGCCCGTAGATCACAACCAGTTCTGCGGTATCGTTCTCGAACCGCGATTTTAGCAGATCGAGTTCGTCGACGCGGTCGACGAAACGCGGAGGGGTCATACCCCCTGTTCCGCTCCGACGGCGATAATGCTTCCGATTATCTAAATCGCAATTTTACTAATCTTGTTTTTACTATTTTCGCGCTTCGTCGGTCCCTTCCCGATCGACGCCGAGTCGATACTGTAGCCTGTTATCTCGGTGATAGACAGGTCTAAAATTGCGGAGAAGCGAGCAGTTGCTCGAAGGCACTTGCACAGAGAGTATCATGCCACCTCCCGAATTTGAACCGAAACCAGACGCGCTCGTGGATCGAGAGAGGTACGCTCTCTCGTCATCAAGCGAAACCTTCGGTTTCGCGGACCTCGCGAATCGGAGATCCGCTCAGTCACGGAAGACGCCAAGCGTCTTCTGATCGACTTCGCTGTGCGGGACTGGTAGGGTTCACAATCTGCTCGGATAGATTGCTGCTGCTCGCGGAGTTGCTCGCAGCAGAAATGCCGCCTCCCGGATTGTGAACTTCCGAAAGACTCGCTCCGCTCGTCTTTCGACTTCCCGCTCGCTACGCTCGCGGGAACGGGGACAGCTCGATCTTCAGTCGAGTGCGAATAGCACTCGAACGGAAATCGGATAGAATCGGGATGCCGCCTCCCGGATTGTGAACTACGCCGGAGAACCTGCGCTTCGCGCAGAACCTCCGTCTAGTTCAAATCCGTTCGGATAGATTGCTGCTGCTCGCGGAGTTGCTCGCAGCAGAAATGCCGCCTCCCGGATTTGAACCGGGGACAGCTCGATCTTCAGTCGAGTGCTCTCCCAGTCTGAGCTAAGGCGGCCTACCTCACTCTCCGGTCAAGGTATAAAAAAGGATTTCGAATCGGGATCGGCGTTCCGCCTCGCTTACAGGAGACGGCAGCGTGGTCCGGCGACTCGAGTAAGTCACCGAAAAACGAGTAACGGAGACAATACGGGCACATCTATGCGTGATTACCCGCCGTCTGTTGGAATATCGGATATTCAAGACACCCTTTTGCCCATCGGTGGGTAATATCTTGTTATGGAAGCCCTTACCTCGAGCCAAGCGGAACGGGAGCTCTCCGCGGACACCATCCTCGAGCTGCTGGCAAACCGTCGGCGGCGATACCTGCTGTACGCACTACGGGGTCGAGAAGATCCGATCGAACTCTCGACGCTGGCCGAGACGGTGGCGGGGTGGGAACACGACGTCCCGCCGGACGAGGTCGCGAAAAACGAGTACAAGAGCGTCTACGTCTCGTCGGTCCAGTGCCACGTCCCGAAACTCGACGATGCGGGCGTCGTCGATCACGACGAGGACAACCACACTGTCGTCCTCGCGGACAACTTCGATCAACTCGAGCCCTACCTCCGGATCGTCGTCAAGGACGAACCGGAGAACTCGACGCTCCACGCCGCGCTTCAGACCGAGTCGGGCGACGGCCTGCTCGGACAGATCCGGGAGAACGTCGCCCGCCTCAAACAGTAACGATCACGGCGCGTGTCGTGCCGTTCGATCCGTCGTTCTGTCGACCGGCTTGAGGCTTTTCGTTTGTGTTCGGAGACCCAGGATCGCTCACCGCTTTTCTGTTCGTCTCTGCCGGTGCTCGGTCTGGTTCTCAGGGCTCGAGTCGCTATCCGAAACGAGGTCCGCCACTCACCAGTTGTTCGCGAGAGAATCGGCGACTCGAGCACCATACACCTGCTGCGAACAAACTGCGAGCACCAGAAGTAGTGGGCTCGGGCGGGTTCGAACCAAAGCAAGACGGTCGCTCACTTCGTTCGCGCTGCGACTTGCAGGGTTCGAACCGCCCTCGTATACATTTCTGTAACTCACTGTCGTTCCAGAAATGGGCTCGGGCGGGTTCGAACCACCGATCTCGGCCTTGTAAAGGCCGCGTCATAACCAGCTAGACTACGAGCCCGTATCCGGGACGAGTCGCCCCGTCCGAATAACCTTTACTCTCTCGCGTTGCGGATATCATACATGACTCTCGAGCGCGTATGGAAAGGTCTTCTCGTCCTCGCCGTCGTCGCAGCTGCTGGTATCGTCCTCGTACAAGCTGGCCTCGTCTCCGTCCCCTGGGGCCCCGACGAGGGCGAGGTTCGGATCCTCGACGACGGATCCGACGACGACCCGAGCGCTGACGCGGATCCCGAATCGGGTAACGGAACTGCCGCCGACGGTGAAGAGACGAACGGGAGCGATGGATCGACGAATGACAGCGATGGCGACGCTGATCGCGAGCCCAAGGCCGTCGTTGATGTTGAAGTCGCAGACGATTCAAACGAACGCTACACCGGATTGAGCGATCACGAGTCCCTCGAGCCGGGTAACGGAATGTTGTTCATCCATAATCAGGAGCAAGAGCTGACCTACGTGATGCGTGAGATGGACTTCGACATCGACATCATCTTCATCAACGCCGATCGCGAGATTACGACGATTCACCACGCTCGCGCGCCCGGACCCGACGAGGACGGCAACGATCTGGAGTACTCCGGGCGCGGAAAGTGGGTCCTCGAGGTGCCCCGCGGCTACGCGAACGAGACGGGTATCGAAGTCGGCGATGAAGTCGAAATCGACCTCGAGTCGAACCAGACGACCATTACCAGTGCCGGATCCGGTTCACTCGAGCGCGTCGCCGCGACTGTCGATCGCGAGCCGACCATGCCGACAGCGGTCGACGCCCACCGTATTTCTGCTCGTCGGTAATTCTTATTGCCGGCGGCCCCCGAGCCCCGGTGAATGAGTAACGCCGACTGGGACGATGACGATCCCTTCGAGGAACAGCGGGCGGAGATCGAGAATCCGATGAAGCGGCTGTTCCTCGAATACGGGTCGAACTACACGGGCGCCGCCGTCATCGGCGTTATCGCGAGCTTCTTCGCTCGGATCCTGGACCTGCTCCCGGCGCTCATGCTAGGGGTCGCGATCGACGCCGTAATCCGCCGGGAGATTCCGTACGCAGAGGCGTTCCCGGTCGGCGGTTGGATCGTGGCACCCTACGTCCCCGACGGACGGCTGGCGCAGTTCTGGCTGACGATCGGGATCATCGCGGGTGCCTTCCTCTGTTCGGCCGTGTTCCACTGGACCCGAAACTGGGGATTCAACACCTTCGCCCAGAACGTCCAGCACGATATCCGGACCGACACCTACGACGAGATGCAACGCCTGGACATGGGCTTTTTTGCCGACAAGCAGACCGGCGAGATGATGTCAATCCTCTCGAACGACGTCAATCGCCTCGAGAAATTCCTGAACGACGGGATGAACTCCCTCTTTCGGCTACTCGTGATGGTGCTCGGCATCGGGGGCCTGCTGTTCGCGATCAACAGGCAACTGGCCCTGATCGCGCTCCTCCCAGTGCCGCTGATCGCCCTCTTCACCTATCTGTTCATCCAGACGATCCAGCCCAAGTACGCCGAGGTCCGCTCGACCGTCGGCAAGGTCAACTCCCGACTCGAGAACAACCTCGGGGGCATTCAGGTCATCAAGTCCAGTACGACCGAAGAGTACGAATCCGAGCGGGTCGAAGACGTCTCTCGAGACTACTTCGACGCCAACTGGGGAGCGATTCGGACCCGGATCAAGTTCTTCCCCGGTCTGCGCGTGCTCGCGGGAATCGGCTTCGTTATTACCTTCCTCGTTGGCGGTCTCTGGGTCATCTCGGGCCCGCCCGGACCGTTCTCGGGCGAACTCAGTACCGGGATGTTCGTCGTCTTCATCCTCTACACCCAGCGCTTCATCTGGCCGATGGCGCAGTTCGGGCAGATCATCAACATGTACCAGCGCGCTCGCGCCTCGAGCGAGCGCATCTTCGGGCTGATGGACGAACCGAACCGGGTCGGCGAGGAACCGAACGCGCCCGACCTCGAGGTGACCGAGGGCCGCGTCGAGTACGACGACGTCTCGTTTAGCTACGGCAATCGCGAGGCGGAACGGACCATGGGCGAGGCGACTGAAGAGCACCCGGACTCGGGAGACGCGGAGACGATCCTCGAGAATATCGACTTCACCGTCGAGGGCGGCGAGACGCTCGCGCTGGTCGGTCCCACGGGAGCCGGCAAATCGACGGTGCTCAAACTCCTCTTGCGGATGTACGACGTCGACGAGGGAGCGATCCGTATCGACGGACAGAACGTCGAAGACGTCACGCTCCGCAGCCTCCGCGAGTCGCTGGGATACGTCAGTCAGGACACCTTCCTCTTCTACGGCAGCGTCGAGGAGAACATCACGTACGGCACGTTCGACGCGTCCCGCGAGGAGGTGATCGAAGCCGCGGAGATGGCCGAGGCCCACGAGTTCATCGAAAATCTGCCCGAGGGGTACGACACCGAGGTCGGCGAGCGCGGAGTCAAACTCTCCGGCGGCCAGCGCCAGCGGCTCTCGATCGCCCGCGCGATCCTCAAAGATCCCGACATCCTCGTGCTGGACGAGGCGACCAGCGATGTCGACACCGAGACGGAGATGCTCATCCAGCGCTCGATCGACGAACTCGCGGCGGATCGGACCACCTTCGCCATCGCCCACCGCCTCTCGACGATCAAGGATGCCGATCAGATCCTCGTCCTCGAGGGCGGCGAGATCGTCGAGCGGGGGACACACGACGAACTGCTCGCGAACGGCGGACTCTACTCGCACCTCTGGGGCGTTCAGGCTGGCGAAATCGACGAACTACCCGAGGAGTTCATCGAGCGTGCCCAGCGCCGGCAGGCGCGGACGGAAGTAGAGCAAACGGACGATTGAACGCGAGCGTCGCGGATCTGGCGACGCGACTGTCGAGTTGCGCTGTTCGCACACGGCCCTGTACAGGGCCCATATAGGATAAAAGTTATTTTATATCGATTTGAAATATGCGGCATGAGTCCACGCACGCCGCTCCTGAAACCGGGGGACTATTTCTCGGATCGCGAAGATGTACGTCTGCCTAGCCTCGCCGTGTTCACACTGTTCGTCGTTGCGAGCGTCGTGATGACGGTCGTGATGGTCCAGTTGCTGTTCGACCAGATAACGGGCGTTTCGAAGGGAACTCGGTGGGGAGTGCTCTTCCTCGCGATCCCTGGACTGGTGGTCGGTCTCGTCATCGGCTGGTTCGTCGTCGCTGCGATTATGCATTTTCTGGGCGGGAAGGCGTCGAACACGGGGACGTTCGCCGACGCCCTCGCCGTCGCCGGCTGGGCGTACGCGCCGAACCTCCTCGCTATTCCGTTCCGGGTATTTCAATTTCGGTCGAAAGTCGAATCCAGAACGATCACCGCGACAGATCCGGAGCAGCTCGAGGCCCAACTCGAGGCAATGCAATGGGGGTCCGGACAAGTAGAAGTTCTCATCTATCTGGTCGTGATCGGTTGGAGTGTCTACATCCTCGCACACGGCATTTCGAAGACCCACAACGCCTCCTACGGGAGTGCAATAAGTGCCGCCGTACTCGTCGGTATCGGCTCGTTTCTGCTCGGACTGCTGTAAGCAGGTCGGTATCTCAGACTGCGGTTCAGCCTGGCCAACGACGCCGATCAGAACGACTCCTGTCCTTCCTGTCCCTCTTGATCCGGTCCCCCCTCGTCCTGCCTGTCCTCGCCCATCGCGGGCGGCGTCCGGTCGCTGTAATTCTTCCGACCGATCGCCTCGTCGCTGACCATGTTCATGATCGCCTGTTCGACCTCACCGTAATCCCTGTACTCGTCCTCGTTCAGCGGCCCGATGAGTTCCTCGAGCGTCGTCGTGTTCCCGCTCATCTCGACGGTCTCGTCGCCGTGTTCCTCGAGGAGTTCGTCGTGACCGATCGGGTACTCCTGGTTCTCGAGTTCGTTCTGGAGGTCACCGAGCTCGACGCCGAGTTCGCGGCTGTCTTCGGGCATAGTCGGCACTTAGTCACGGCGCAGAAACGGATTTGCCCTGCGTGCGCCACGGGTGGGACAGGCAAGGCGGGCAGGGCGGAGCATCCGCCGCTGTCGGTCCACCGGAACCGGATCCACTGCAGCCACCAAGCGCACGACAACTACGAGAGGTTCATCACCGGGAGTTTCATGGCCACGCAGTCGGAGTTCCTTTCCATGGACCTCTCTACCGCGACGTGGACGGATGTCCGCGATCTCGAGACGGACCTCGCGGTCGTCCCCGTCGGCAGCACGGAACAACACGGCCCCCACGCCCCCCTCGGGACGGACGTGATGACCGCCGAGGCGGTTGCCGACGCCGGGCTCGAGCGGGTCGACCAGGATGTCGTCCGCGCGCCAGCGATTCCGGTCGGGATCGCCGAGGAGCACCGCCAGTTCCCCGGGACGATGTGGGTCTCCGAAGACACGTTCCGGAACTACGTCGGCGAGGCCGTCGAAAGTCTGGCCCGTCACGGCTTCGATCGCATCGTCATTGTCAACGGCCACGGCGGGAACGTCGACGCCCTCCGGGAGGTCGGCGGCCGACTCACCCGCGACGGCGACGCCTACGTCGTTCCCTTCACCTGGTTCGAGGGCGTCGGCGAACACACCGCCGACATGGGCCACGGCGGCCCCCTCGAGACGGGACTCCTGCGACACCTCGAGCCGGACCGCATTCGAGAGGAGCGGATCGACGAGGCCCGGGCCGGCGCGGCCGACGGCTGGGGCGACTGGACGAGTGACGTCAACCTGGCCTACGACGCGGCGGAGTTTACGGAAAACGGAGTCGTCGGCGATCCGGACGAAGGCGACGCCCAGCGAGGCGAAGCACTGCTCGAGTTAGCTGCCGACGCGCTGGCTCGGCTGCTCGAGGCGGTCGACGAGCGTGACGTTTCGCGGCCCGAGCGACGATAGGGATTCAGACAGTTCGATCGGTGGTGGATCGATTACTCTTCGTCTTCGTTTTCGTCCTCGTCCGCGGCCTCCGATTCATCGTCGACGTCCGCGGGACCGGCGTCCTGCAGCGTCCCGCGCAGTGCCGGAATCGTCGACGTGAGTTCGCCGACCTGTTCGCCGGCCTCGGAAATGTCCGTGATGGCCTCCTCGAGGGCTTCGATCTCTTCCTCGAGGTCGTCCGCGTCGTCGAACGCGTCGGCGCGCTGGCCCATCGTGAACCACTTCTTCGCATCGCGGAGGCTGTCCTCGGCGTCGCCGGCGTCGAGCGCCGAATTGAGGCCGTTGAGGACGCCCAGCACGTTGTCGGCATCTGTCTCCCAGATGTCGTCGGCGGCGGGCAGCGCCGCCCAGGCCTCTTCGAGCGATGCTTCGACATCCTCGCGCATCTCGTTGGCCGCTTCCCCGAACAGTTCCTCGTCGTCGCCGAGCGTGGCTTGGCTCATGTCATCGTCTTTGCGACCACCGGGGTTAAAAGATAGCCCGAAAGTGAAAGTGAAATCGGTCGGGAGCGCATCGATATCCGTCGAACGGCGGCGAGATTTCGAAAGGAACGTCATCGAACTTCGATCGGGGTGGAAATGTCAATTT is a window encoding:
- a CDS encoding ATP-binding protein yields the protein MTPPRFVDRVDELDLLKSRFENDTAELVVIYGRRRLGKSALVREAIRGRQDAVYWQAAEETSDVQLANFVDTASETFPILDDIQRDWEALLRALGREEAVVVLDEFPYLAESDDALPSKIQRVWDMHLEETSMTLVLVGSSISIMEDKVLSGGSPLYGRRTATIDLPPLDLMDAQQFYPDDDPDTVIQAWGIFGGTPYYLQALTPSRSLAENIQSHVLSEHGVLHNEPEFLLRTEFGIREPQTYYTILRAIATGKRAANEIADFAGTDSNALGSYLSKLRRLRLVERDIPVTADPNATRKSRYRLKEPLFRFWFRYVYGQQGKLAQLGEDAYEQLIEPTITDYMGAMFEQVCQNALPSLIPNTYQGIGYWWHQQHELDVVGLASDGTLVAGECKYTSREMTEGDLADLERTASRVRWTPPNGTDREEHYCCFCRSGFSDDLQQTAANRDDVSLFTPCDIVPSADAE
- a CDS encoding DUF192 domain-containing protein; protein product: MTLERVWKGLLVLAVVAAAGIVLVQAGLVSVPWGPDEGEVRILDDGSDDDPSADADPESGNGTAADGEETNGSDGSTNDSDGDADREPKAVVDVEVADDSNERYTGLSDHESLEPGNGMLFIHNQEQELTYVMREMDFDIDIIFINADREITTIHHARAPGPDEDGNDLEYSGRGKWVLEVPRGYANETGIEVGDEVEIDLESNQTTITSAGSGSLERVAATVDREPTMPTAVDAHRISARR
- a CDS encoding ABC transporter ATP-binding protein, whose product is MSNADWDDDDPFEEQRAEIENPMKRLFLEYGSNYTGAAVIGVIASFFARILDLLPALMLGVAIDAVIRREIPYAEAFPVGGWIVAPYVPDGRLAQFWLTIGIIAGAFLCSAVFHWTRNWGFNTFAQNVQHDIRTDTYDEMQRLDMGFFADKQTGEMMSILSNDVNRLEKFLNDGMNSLFRLLVMVLGIGGLLFAINRQLALIALLPVPLIALFTYLFIQTIQPKYAEVRSTVGKVNSRLENNLGGIQVIKSSTTEEYESERVEDVSRDYFDANWGAIRTRIKFFPGLRVLAGIGFVITFLVGGLWVISGPPGPFSGELSTGMFVVFILYTQRFIWPMAQFGQIINMYQRARASSERIFGLMDEPNRVGEEPNAPDLEVTEGRVEYDDVSFSYGNREAERTMGEATEEHPDSGDAETILENIDFTVEGGETLALVGPTGAGKSTVLKLLLRMYDVDEGAIRIDGQNVEDVTLRSLRESLGYVSQDTFLFYGSVEENITYGTFDASREEVIEAAEMAEAHEFIENLPEGYDTEVGERGVKLSGGQRQRLSIARAILKDPDILVLDEATSDVDTETEMLIQRSIDELAADRTTFAIAHRLSTIKDADQILVLEGGEIVERGTHDELLANGGLYSHLWGVQAGEIDELPEEFIERAQRRQARTEVEQTDD
- a CDS encoding Yip1 family protein; the protein is MSPRTPLLKPGDYFSDREDVRLPSLAVFTLFVVASVVMTVVMVQLLFDQITGVSKGTRWGVLFLAIPGLVVGLVIGWFVVAAIMHFLGGKASNTGTFADALAVAGWAYAPNLLAIPFRVFQFRSKVESRTITATDPEQLEAQLEAMQWGSGQVEVLIYLVVIGWSVYILAHGISKTHNASYGSAISAAVLVGIGSFLLGLL
- a CDS encoding creatininase family protein translates to MDLSTATWTDVRDLETDLAVVPVGSTEQHGPHAPLGTDVMTAEAVADAGLERVDQDVVRAPAIPVGIAEEHRQFPGTMWVSEDTFRNYVGEAVESLARHGFDRIVIVNGHGGNVDALREVGGRLTRDGDAYVVPFTWFEGVGEHTADMGHGGPLETGLLRHLEPDRIREERIDEARAGAADGWGDWTSDVNLAYDAAEFTENGVVGDPDEGDAQRGEALLELAADALARLLEAVDERDVSRPERR
- a CDS encoding DUF5790 family protein; the encoded protein is MSQATLGDDEELFGEAANEMREDVEASLEEAWAALPAADDIWETDADNVLGVLNGLNSALDAGDAEDSLRDAKKWFTMGQRADAFDDADDLEEEIEALEEAITDISEAGEQVGELTSTIPALRGTLQDAGPADVDDESEAADEDENEDEE